CCTTCCTTGTTGTGAACGTCCTGGGACTTGATATCTTCATGACCCTTCCTGTCACCGGGGCCTCTGCACCCTCCTCAAGTTTGGATATGGTGTCCATCCTGTGCTCTTCCTTCTCCGATAGCATCGTATTTTCATCTCTGAGGATCTCATCAACCACCGTCGTTGCAATTGCAACATCATCCATGAATCCTACGTCCCCATATTCCTCTTTCCTTTTCTCTATTAGCTCCTGAAATTCCTCAAGGGACATTCTGTCCTTAATTCTCTCATATTCCCTCTTAAGTTCTTCCTTCATTTGGGTCCCTCACTTGATTAATAATATTATGCACCGTCTATAAAAGACTTGGTGAGGTCCTGGGAACTAATATTCCTGGAACTGTTACTACTGGTTGGTATTACATAATATTTAAATTTTATTATCAAAGTATTTATTAATAGTGGGTGAAAATATAACTGTAAAATTCAGTCGAGTTTTTCAGTATGAAGGTGGAATGCAGATATCCAGTGAACAGATGGGGACATTTGAACTTTAAGGATGCTCTAATTTTCACAGCCAGCCCCATGGATCCATTGCTGGAAATTTTATGATGCCTTCATCATATTCTGCTAAAGGAGGATAGAAGATGTCTATGACTGTTTCTGAGAAAATACTTGCCAGGGCTTCAGGTAAAGATCGTGTGGAGGCCGGTGAAATAGTTATGGCCAGTATAGATGTAGCCATGACCCATGACCTCACAGGGCCCCTGTCGGTTGAATCCTTTGAGAGGATAGGAAAAGACAGGGTCTGGGACCCTGAAAAAATCGTTGTGATATTCGACCACCAGGTACCTGCAGATTCCCTGGATGCGGCCCAGAACCACATGATAATGAGGGAATTCGTAAGGGAACAGGGCATAAAGAACTTCTATGATGTCAGGGAGGGTGTATGCCACCAGGTGCTACCTGAAAAGGGACACGTGGTGCCTGGAGAGGTTATCGTGGGGACAGACTCCCACACCTGCACCCACGGCGCCCTTGGGGCCTTCGCCACAGGTATAGGGTCAACTGACATGGCAATGGTCTTTGCCACCGGAAAACTGTGGTTCAGGGTACCTGAAACGATACGCTTCGAAATAAGCGGCTCACTCAGAAAACATGTGTATGCAAAGGACGTCATACTGAACATCATAGGAAAGGTGGGGGCAGACGGTGCCACCTACATGGCCTGTGAATTTGCAGGTGAAACCGTCGCAGATATGAGTGTATCAGACCGTATGGTGCTCTCCAACATGGCAATAGAGATGGGTGGTAAAACCGGGATAGTGGAGCCGGATGAAAAAACCATAAGGTACGTGGAAAGGAGATCAGATAAACCCTACAGGGTTTTCAGGACGGACCCCGATGCCCCCTCCCTCAGTGTCATGGAGGTTGATGTTTCCGACCTTGAACCCCAGGTGGCATGTCCCCACAACGTTGACAATGTGAAGCCCGTCAGTGAGGTGGATGTTGAGATAGACCAGGTTTTCCTTGGCTCATGTACAAACGGCCGCCT
This DNA window, taken from Methanothermobacter sp., encodes the following:
- the hacA gene encoding homoaconitase large subunit; the encoded protein is MSMTVSEKILARASGKDRVEAGEIVMASIDVAMTHDLTGPLSVESFERIGKDRVWDPEKIVVIFDHQVPADSLDAAQNHMIMREFVREQGIKNFYDVREGVCHQVLPEKGHVVPGEVIVGTDSHTCTHGALGAFATGIGSTDMAMVFATGKLWFRVPETIRFEISGSLRKHVYAKDVILNIIGKVGADGATYMACEFAGETVADMSVSDRMVLSNMAIEMGGKTGIVEPDEKTIRYVERRSDKPYRVFRTDPDAPSLSVMEVDVSDLEPQVACPHNVDNVKPVSEVDVEIDQVFLGSCTNGRLSDLRDAAAILKNREVADRVRMLVIPASREVYRRALSEGLIEIFVDAGALVCNPCCGPCLGGHVGLVGPGEVSLSTSNRNFRGRQGSPEAQVYLSSAAVAAASAVTGRITHPAELE